ttttcacggtAAGTTATACCACAATTGGACGTAGATTCTgagtttaaatacaaaatatcaacgaacttattaataaataaacagacatttataatttaaatctaattttagtattctattcgaaacaaacaaaattacatgCATTAAATGGTTATAGCATTGTTATGTACTATaatcatgtaaaaattatgacGCTCaactatctataaattaataataatcaaatataaattaaagtatagaaAACATAGTAATAATCGATTATTAGTTAGGTTCAACGTTTCTAGGTACTTACACGAATATGATAACACTATAATTAccaccaaaatatttatgattttttaatcgcCGAATACCTACAATTATGATTGACTTTGTTTTACCATATTCGTGGAATATTTAACTTAGCACGGATAATACAACGAGGTGTGTTTGGTTTGATCGGTCACATAGGTCGTAATAATCTATCTATGTGTGTCGTTTGTGTTTATAGGTCCGATTACGATCGACGAAATAATCGTTTCGGAAGCGTTGCGAGGATACTATCAACCGCCATGTTATTCACTGTTGTTGTGACATTCGTGTGGGTCCGGTCAGATCGGTTGACGGTCAAAGATTCAGTTCATCAGACGACTAGCAGTGAACAGAAATGGGTTTGGACTTCCACGCCGGTAGCGATTCAAGAACCAACTGGAGAACGAGCACCGAGACACCGTCCGCATGCCGAACAATCAGGTGTCACTATGCGGTCTCAAAACTCTGACGTATTTCAAGACTACCGTTTAGAAATCGGACCGTCGATGTCTGAAAATAGAACTCCACTGTTAATCATACGGggaaagttaataaaaaaaattccttaCTCAACCTATCACCGTGGTGGTAATACCAGAACTTCTGTTGATGAAAATCTTAACATTTCCGATACTTCACGAATTCTGCATAAAATGAATATCAGGTAAGAAATTATCTTCTATAGTTTTTAGAGGATTAAATATCATcagattttattacatttaaattaacgaAAGTGTTGCACACATGCGTTTTTACTTGCGCGcatgtgtgtaaaatatacatacacaaatatatgcCACTAAATCATCACCGTTGGATAggtgctattattatttattaaataaatattgttaaaacttaacctagtaaaaaataatataattataaaataatttcaaataattggcatttaatcaaaatttaaaactaaaatatatgttatttcttttattattgtacaataatactctaaattatttattttgttggcAGGCTAAACCACaggcaaataaataattacgattATCCTAATATACAAATAGACGAACCCATAGCCAACAAAGaagtattaactaataatccAAATGCATATGATTTAACTTATGATGTGAGTGGTAAAGGTtcagaagaaaataaaaactcgaTTGACAGTATTAGTTggataacatttttcaatagatCGGGACAAATTATTCCAAGAAGATTGTGGTTATTGAAAACACCAGAGAAAAGTGGCAGTTTAGATCAACCACCTTTTGGATTAAGAACACATTCCCAGAATATAAAAGACTTGAAATACAGGCTTACACATGATGTAAATAAAGTTCATAAGATTCCGGAGCGACAATTAATGAAATCTTTTTCACTGACAAATGAGTTTGACTTTAAGACCCAGCCTATCCAACAAGATAGTTTGATTCTTCAACCCCCTAGTATCCCTAATGTAGAAAATAACATCTCGAGCTCGCCGCAGaagacaattataaaaatcccaTTAATAAACGAAAGAATCTGGCGAAGAATCGGTTTAATGGCTCTTATCAAACTTGTATTAGTCAAACTGAAAACAATTGGTTtcataaaaatcttatttcttattctgtttaaacttaaatttgtcCTCAtggcattattttttaaattcttttcaCTATTGAAATTGGTAAAGTTTtcgattttacaattattgttttttccactcgttgcaattatttttcttattacaatGAAAACATTCCCGGTGTATACATCTTTAATAAATacctttgataataataataatccggCTATTTTCTCTAATCTCAATACACCCATAccaaataatgaaaaagtattaatttctCCCGAAACGATGTCTCTTATTGAAACATTACCCTTTCCTTCAAGTGAAACAATACTTATTCCTTCAGGTGAAACAATACTTATTCCTTCAAGTGATGCTACACTTATCCCGTCAAATAATTTACTGCTTCCTGCAGCTCCTACCATTCCGGGTCGATCACCAATACAGATTATTCCCAATTCAAACATTCCATTTGGTGttgataacattaattttctcGGTGGACTGCAGTATGAGTCATTAGAAGTTTTAGATCCTACTTTAGACTTATTTCAAAAGGAATTAAATTCTGAAACATGTGTCGAAAGAATAGCTTGTAAAATTGCTGCGACTGGAAAAACTGGAATAATACCTATGTGGATTAATTGGTAAGAACtggtaatacaaattatttatattattatataagtataacattgaatacctaaatataattaaacatttaaattatatataatttaaatgcagaTCCTTgctcataaatttatttttaataacacaaagattaaagtttaaaattaagtaaatatttttactttaaacttaaataattgattatatttgattttatttttatcattgaatgatggttaatatattgtttggtTTTAGGATCTTACATGAAATATCACAACCTGTTCCtaacgaaaaattattatattatcttaaagcatatgataatgtaattaatgaaattcaaACGAAATCACCAAATCCAGATAATTGGGAAACTTGGTGCTTTGAACGTTATGACTGCAGTAATACAGataacagataataatatttttgtttgaagattgtttttattttaaaaatacgtatttattaaaattataatttatacagaaaTATTAAACTTCAACGTTGCTGTAGAATatgctaatatttaatagaaatcaatgtatttttttttttttagaatagttatttctattataatactgttaaatattatgtaattgtgtatttatctatgaattaaatacatacttttacAATTAGATCATGGTTATgtgatttatcaataaaaaaaatgtgtattattgttataataaatctataaacgacgtttttaacaaattgtatagataataattaaagttgataaattagatatttaaaaatagaataacaaatttgattattttgtagtttttcaaaaatattgttataagccTCTAAAggacttaacatttttacatatattaatatattttagatacacaatagtattttgaaaaaaaatactaaggttatttaatctaatatttatttatatcataaaaattttaaaataaaatgttttcagcaacaaataattgaatcttattagtattacttatattaaaataaacgtctCTCgttgcaatataaatatattataaaatgtactaaataatatagactGACAGAACATATTCAatcagatatttttttcattagtatgcaatgattaattaactatacaatttaaagcaTTTATTAAAGTGAATTACATAATAGCGAGTTGAAGTAGACACCTAATGTACAGCAAAGCGATTTcctaattttctttattttctttaacttTTTTCGTGTTAAATCTTTgcgtattatgttatgttttaattttcttttctaaAACGGATgcacaatttcaaattttatttgataatagtaattcaagggtataatttaataaaagttactTAAATATGACATCATGCAATTACCTgtctataattatgattacctAAGTGActtatttggtttttattacaaaaaataaatattattatactgataatAGACAAAACAGTGGCGTATTTGCGAGGGAAGAGAGGGTCCCGGGTCTCGTTCCCTCcagaaaaaataaaggttCATAACACCTGAAGGAATTATTGATGAACTGGCAAAAAAAAGACGTTtaccttttttaatataaaaactcttaatttgtatttagaataataatggaataatataattattaattcatatctcatagtatgttgtatattttataatactatataatatgtattattaacttatttactttttagacCTCACACAATCCAaaagaaatttgaaaatacgccactggagaaaaataatctaaatgtattcatttagTAGCCTtggatattcattttttttataaatttaaaaaagaagttGTATAGTTTCTAATTGCGTaccttttttcaatattataaaaattgtataaaattctaatgatttaagtaaaaatgtagcagcatttaaaatattatatttacacgctgtattttaatttaccacaAAATATCACGGCAAAAAGATTAtagaaaatcgttatttttattgtatcatttaagtttctttaataattatctctATGATCTTATGCAATAAAGCAATTCCATATGTTCGgaaataacttttaactatttaaaaaaaaaataaatattttttatggtatagtttttatagtgCTGGATTGATGAACGAAATTGAGAGtatgtcaaatataatatataataaaatataagttaaaataaaaagcatgttgttatataatataccaaagtCGTACACTTGAAACTTTTAGACGAACACAATATGTAATGTGTAATATAGCGGAAAATGTAATGcgaggaaaatattttttttatataacattataatatgcatactgACAtactgtataaatttattatttttacacaatgatttagttatattatatttacataaacattttcttaTATCTAAAAACTACACAGTGTttcattatatagtttataaaaggATAAATAATTGTGCACAAGTTCCGGACAGTAGGTGTTCAATAAAATCTCAGAAGcgatataactaaataaattttgattgctaaaaaatgtaacagtaaaaatatttaatacctatagtcAGTCACCTAGACATTGTCACTATTTTAagctgattattattaaataccgtGAGTTaagatatctaaaaaaaatattatctaacattattatgtgctattattgaaatagtttaaattaaacaatattcaacacagttataaatttgaacgacttattataaacttaaattgagTTAAATAAACTGAAAGTATATGAAGTATAGCATCACCATGCGTTTATTAAGCGAGACAATCCATAACTATaactgtacatattatatattaatatattataccatacatGAAATACTATTATGGAATAgttagtattttatgtttaagaagactcaaattattatttagtcataCACAGAACGCATGAATgaattgtacctattatattatatccatgtaaaaataaatattccttggtcacaaaattgaaaattgagttGAACTATacctaaacattaaaacactattttgttgttaacataatataacagtacTTACACGGACATTATAGATTAACCCGAATtgtctttttataaattgcgtaaattaaataatttactgtttaTACCATAcggatactataatatttttaatggtggTTCACTATTATTGGCGAagctataatgtaaaaattatagacaCTACATGAGTGGGAATTATTGATgttcttttgatttttttcttattcattaatctattagtaataaaatataccaagtGAATAAAACATCTACCATTATATACAGACTTGTAATTGTGACTGCATTCcttgaacaattttattctCTCTTGTGGAAAATGAACTGTGCTGTTTTAAATCTTTggaaaatattcatacaattttcttaatatattaattaattatgtgagtaattatttataactactaaaacttagttaattattacaaaatataataaatatattgtttttgttttacaaaccTATAGCACGGTAAATTTACGTCCAGTAGAACCAATTCCGTGGgtttagcttaaatattagagtgatatgacctattatcaaacttaaaggtcaGTAGTACTTATCTATGTTCTCTCAACGGTTTTTAaagatacattaatttttaagtaaattatgagcatttttaaatattaatattatacatactcgtaaattgtttaaaaattaaaatatcgtaaaaaactgaggagagaacacagataatgttcttaccttgAAGTTTTGTAATAGgccaattcactctaataattaaattaaacttctaTTGAACAAAAATGTGTCATGTTGTACATTTGTGAAACGGTTTAGGTTACGTACACATGTAGGTGTGGCATCCTCTTAACACATAATTTGATTAGTGTTACATACTTGTGGCGTACTTATTTAAGACAAATTAGACATCATGTGTGGTCATAAGGATGATGACGCgtgatgaaaatataatgcgATAGGTAATcaccaattattatattatttaataatacgatatttattTAGGATCATATTAatagtgattttattataaaatatattattatgttatatatttagttaatatatcaTCTGGAGAAGAATACTCgctttaatcatattaatggtagtgttaactatttaaattcaatcttAATTTCAaacgtgtaatatatttaaattggtttattacattttcaagctttgatattataaaattattttataatatactaaattatttagtacttttatttgttttaagtaaatagCACACAACCAAATAATTGCAgtcaaattaatatgtattattagtttttttagtcTTGCTTAACCAAACTATCATCCAAATAAAagtgtgtatatttaatacaggCCCGAAAACGATGAACACGATGTACGacgaaaattaatcaaatgttTTCGACAAATATTGATCGTATCGACAATGATCACAGTGACCGTGACGATTATATCGTTTTTGTGCATTCAGTCTAGTAATAGCAACATTTCGGTACCCGTTGTCCCCACGGACAATCATACAGAAAGTGCTGGCGGACAGACGGAACGCTACAGCGGTGAGGTTCTAGTAACGACTACAACTCGAATAACCGTTTCCGAGATAAACGTTACAGATCGTCCAGCTGAACAAATCCAGGATGCGCTGTTCACAAATTTCCAAAGCTTGCAGACACCAGAAGTGACCTTTTCTGAACTGAAGAACGATTCGAATGCAGAATTTCTGCAGATGATCTACAGCAAGTCTCTAAACAACAATACTGTCCAGGATAACAGCTTTGATGTCATGCCGGTGATGCATAATACGAGCACAGCTATTACTGTACAGCCTTACAGCGCTGGTACAGTTTTCGCAGAGGTAAATTCAACGgccattaataaaaatctgtaTCCGACCATCAACTATCACATttccgataataataattcgaccATTAGTGATAAtgacgaaaaatataaattaaaggaaATTCCCCACACACAAATATATCCAGCAAAAATCAGGTAAGCCTATCTAGGATgatcgtatacattttttatatttcttaaaataatgtataaaaatacatagtatactATTAACATTCAACATATTTGAAACTTAATAGGCTTAGTTTTCATGTCGTTTGGAAAAcagtatattttagataacaatattttgtacctatattacctAGTATCTACTACCTATATTGTGCGAGGGaagtttcattaaaatgttcagtataatactgtatttactgcttaagtaaattatgtgttgttttaatgatttagCTTACTTCACGAATACATCAGTCTTGCACTATTAGACTTCTTGGGAGTagacagaataatatattatcaagatGGATTGAACACTTCCaccatttaaagttaattaatacatttatatcagATGTATAGATTCAATTgttgtgaaaaattaaattacaaaaactacACGTGATAAACAGTTGGTTTCtcttgataattaataaacacaatacaCACATACAGTGGTGGATTTAGCGTCAGGCAAAGTAGACAATAGCCTAGGGTgacaaatttattcaaaacaatggtgatagattatattttaataaatattgtattattggtaTACTGTTTTCTTGATTAGAACagtttataaacataaccaataattattgtttagtatcagtctttatgatttttttttttagtagttatgttaaataagtacttaaaaatacgttttttcgTTGATAAGTTTAATGGGGCGGAGATTGTATAAATCCGTTTCTGAATACATagctattacattataatttaaagttaataaaaattgacaaaacATTAACGAAATGTAATTGAACAATAAGCACATCTAGTACACATGTAggaaatttcaatataaatttgtgaaatcttattatttacgatagttgttatataaataaattacaatataaaatactcttttttaaattaaatttaaattgttcaagTTCTGAATTGTTACAAAATACCGtaaaaaattaccataattctgtaaatataggctatataatataatgtgtatatatatatatatatatatatgcgatggacttaggtaaataaataaattgaatgtcTCAAATAGAAGTAACTATTGAAAtgattgtttcatttttttttttttttaagggaaGTAAAGCATAATAAAATGGTTGATAAAATGACAGTGACAAATGATATAGTGGCAGCCAAAAAGGGAGCCACAACTGGTCAACttaatttatacgatttaCATTTACCGAACAAAATGCATGATTATAGCTACACAGAAGATCATATTTCTGCTGACGAAATTGGATGGAAAACTATAGGTCGACCTGAAAATACAAAACCAATAACGTCGTGGGCAGGTGGTATGGATATTTGGAATCAGCCATCCCATGGAATCGGAAACCACGGGTATAATGAACTTAGCCTACCGAATAGAGTGATAAAAGATCATCGTACACCAATACagcaaaaagaaaagaaaatcgATTGGCATACAATCAGTATAAAGGCGTTAATTAAACTGGGTTTGGTCAAATTAAAGGCAATcggttttctaaaaatattattcctaaTTTTGTTCAAGATCAAATTGTACATGATTGCG
This sequence is a window from Rhopalosiphum maidis isolate BTI-1 chromosome 1, ASM367621v3, whole genome shotgun sequence. Protein-coding genes within it:
- the LOC113560967 gene encoding uncharacterized protein LOC113560967, which encodes MLFTVVVTFVWVRSDRLTVKDSVHQTTSSEQKWVWTSTPVAIQEPTGERAPRHRPHAEQSGVTMRSQNSDVFQDYRLEIGPSMSENRTPLLIIRGKLIKKIPYSTYHRGGNTRTSVDENLNISDTSRILHKMNIRLNHRQINNYDYPNIQIDEPIANKEVLTNNPNAYDLTYDVSGKGSEENKNSIDSISWITFFNRSGQIIPRRLWLLKTPEKSGSLDQPPFGLRTHSQNIKDLKYRLTHDVNKVHKIPERQLMKSFSLTNEFDFKTQPIQQDSLILQPPSIPNVENNISSSPQKTIIKIPLINERICQTENNWFHKNLISYSV
- the LOC113560975 gene encoding uncharacterized protein LOC113560975, whose product is MSLIETLPFPSSETILIPSGETILIPSSDATLIPSNNLLLPAAPTIPGRSPIQIIPNSNIPFGVDNINFLGGLQYESLEVLDPTLDLFQKELNSETCVERIACKIAATGKTGIIPMWINWILHEISQPVPNEKLLYYLKAYDNVINEIQTKSPNPDNWETWCFERYDCSNTDNR